The Flavobacterium sp. HJ-32-4 genome contains a region encoding:
- a CDS encoding aminoacyl-histidine dipeptidase yields MSDIRNLEPQALWNKFADLNAVPRPSKKEDRVIAFMKAFGEKLGLETFEDDVRNVIIRKPATPGMEDRKTIVMQSHLDMVHQKNNDTVFDFDTQGIDMYVDGDWVRARGTTLGADNGLGVATIMAILESTDIPHPAIEALFTIDEETGMTGALGLKGGILTGDILLNLDTEEDDEIDIGCAGGVDVTAVREYEEEDTPEHSVGYTVTVRGLNGGHSGMDIHKGLGNANKIMNRLLFDGFENFGLQVAEINGGSLRNAIPRESVAKVIIASMYDEAYVFDMQETINDIKAEYKTTEPNLDIRIEKSELPAKVMDLGVQEGLLRAIYAAHNGVYRMSADMPDLVETSNNIARVVVGNGQISVQCLTRSSVESSKFDLANALRSAFELMGCEVTFSGSYPGWTPNVQSEILDIVTSIYEKQNGSKPHVVACHAGLECGILGTNYPGMDMISFGPTIRGAHSPDERASISSAQKYWKLVLEILANIPAKA; encoded by the coding sequence ATGAGCGACATCCGCAACCTCGAACCCCAAGCCCTCTGGAATAAATTTGCCGACCTGAACGCCGTGCCGCGTCCTTCGAAGAAAGAAGACCGTGTCATCGCGTTTATGAAAGCGTTTGGCGAGAAACTGGGGCTCGAAACCTTTGAAGACGACGTCCGCAACGTCATCATCCGCAAGCCGGCCACGCCCGGAATGGAAGACCGCAAGACCATCGTCATGCAGTCGCATCTCGACATGGTGCACCAAAAAAACAACGATACGGTATTCGATTTCGATACCCAGGGCATTGACATGTATGTCGACGGCGATTGGGTGCGGGCTCGCGGTACGACCTTGGGCGCTGATAACGGACTCGGGGTCGCGACCATCATGGCGATACTCGAAAGCACCGATATTCCGCATCCGGCCATCGAAGCATTGTTTACAATCGATGAGGAGACGGGTATGACGGGCGCGCTCGGACTCAAAGGCGGCATTCTCACCGGCGACATACTGCTGAACCTCGATACGGAGGAAGACGACGAGATCGACATCGGTTGTGCCGGTGGCGTCGACGTTACGGCCGTGCGGGAATATGAAGAGGAGGATACCCCGGAACACTCGGTGGGTTACACGGTTACGGTCAGAGGTCTCAACGGCGGGCACTCTGGGATGGATATCCACAAAGGACTCGGCAACGCCAACAAAATCATGAACCGACTGCTGTTCGACGGATTTGAAAATTTCGGTCTCCAGGTAGCGGAAATCAACGGCGGCAGCCTGCGCAACGCGATCCCACGGGAGAGCGTGGCCAAGGTAATCATCGCATCGATGTATGATGAGGCGTATGTGTTTGATATGCAGGAAACCATCAACGATATTAAGGCGGAATATAAAACGACAGAACCGAATCTTGATATTCGGATCGAGAAGTCGGAATTACCGGCTAAAGTCATGGATCTCGGTGTGCAGGAAGGCCTGCTGCGTGCGATTTACGCGGCGCATAACGGCGTGTATCGTATGAGTGCGGATATGCCGGATTTGGTGGAGACGTCGAATAACATTGCCCGTGTGGTGGTCGGAAACGGACAGATTTCAGTGCAATGCCTGACGCGTTCGTCGGTCGAAAGTTCGAAGTTCGACCTCGCCAATGCCCTGCGCTCGGCTTTTGAACTGATGGGATGCGAGGTAACCTTTTCGGGCTCGTACCCGGGTTGGACACCGAACGTGCAATCGGAAATACTCGACATCGTCACGTCGATATACGAAAAGCAAAACGGCAGCAAACCGCATGTGGTGGCCTGCCACGCCGGACTCGAATGCGGGATTCTCGGGACGAATTACCCCGGTATGGACATGATTTCCTTCGGTCCGACGATTCGTGGTGCGCACAGTCCGGATGAACGGGCCAGCATTTCGTCCGCCCAGAAATACTGGAAATTGGTACTTGAGATATTGGCGAACATCCCTGCGAAAGCATAG
- a CDS encoding toxin-antitoxin system YwqK family antitoxin, with protein MRYFAAILLSMCAGTVFAQKDYTFVYNTDSIIHKGITLHDAGNYADAIKEYEKIAKLDPKYATAQYEKALALAQSDKGDDEKAVLETLYREGYFPENPDLYVLYGSYLSDAKAYTESEKIFTEGAKITPRFSRLLYNQALLYIRMDKQQEAVDILEDIIEHDPLYASPHYMLGVLALENGRPTEATLSLLTYLMIAPTGQNAAKSISFLDKKFSENFLEKGKVVFSKTGDNFGEIETILQNGLPLRSAFKVKSDFDEKITRQVQAVCEFMASQPAGDGFYERTYGPWIKKMMDTNQFEPMSYYMLLVLEDELGKKLKSQEKKIVNFAKKNLTDDLVPLMTTVTTDFYGTGQAIRYVYQDGHPIFAGPTKDGKLDGKVMAFNSFGGKSGDLNFKGGDFDGLQRYYDLKGRLTVEKNMKDGKANGKWTNYYDNGEISLAQEMKDDKRHGALTSFLPNGGKQCEGNFVDGNREGVVTCYYADGTIESKASYKKDMRDGPFTSYNEVGDIKVTTSFIEDEYDGKYVSYYDGKAIESEAVYAKGKIQGELKSYYENGKVKAVTTYVNGNPSKSESYDPNGVLSQTTAFNDKGETQVVTYYDDHGERYFDHNFKSDDLKAGVQYTRNNPKPVPVSLSKKPFIIKDLDGHVLTKGEYEKGMRTKVWEYTDRFGNLVSKIPYKNGDIDGVLYFYNDDGSLASIEARDKDEVSGIDEGYNYGVLSSVEHYEAGKTNGPATFYNPDRSIRRERFDEAGETLRDVEYWSTGKMRENDYLIEDEVYKRDIFNPSGEKVTTVDFRKMNGKFSYRYTPKSEGYDITLVNGSFHGPFKTTEPDGSIIVDAQFRNGRLNGTYKRNGPANVPMNEYAYYNGLLHGEVRMYDLNGNLRTIHHYTYGKAYGAVQRFYLNKNKLFEYTEFDGKQTGEITYYNQKGEPILKVYDTNDHPEYYIRFGKSGQLDEKVEIKDGTADIVSVYPNGKTAASFRYIRGMIDGKYAIYNADGKPALEADYKMGLYEGKRTEYYANGKPARIERFVNGDLDGLYESFGEDGKLRLQANYKNDNLQGDVLIYTNGVVTKTKKYDSGFLVEVK; from the coding sequence ATGAGATATTTCGCAGCCATACTACTCAGTATGTGCGCCGGTACGGTCTTCGCCCAAAAAGACTACACTTTTGTTTACAACACCGACTCTATCATCCACAAAGGCATTACGTTACACGATGCGGGCAACTACGCCGATGCCATAAAAGAGTACGAGAAAATTGCAAAACTAGACCCCAAGTACGCAACGGCACAATACGAAAAAGCGCTCGCACTGGCCCAAAGCGATAAGGGCGACGACGAAAAGGCCGTGCTCGAAACGTTATACCGGGAGGGGTATTTTCCGGAAAACCCCGATCTATACGTACTTTATGGCAGTTACCTGAGTGACGCTAAAGCCTATACCGAATCGGAAAAGATTTTCACGGAAGGTGCCAAGATTACCCCACGTTTCTCCCGTCTTCTATACAACCAGGCATTGTTGTATATCAGGATGGACAAACAACAGGAAGCGGTTGACATCCTCGAAGATATCATCGAGCACGATCCGCTGTATGCGTCACCACATTACATGCTGGGCGTACTGGCGCTCGAAAATGGCCGACCCACCGAGGCGACACTATCGCTACTGACCTACCTGATGATTGCCCCAACCGGACAAAACGCCGCGAAATCGATCAGCTTTCTCGATAAAAAGTTCAGCGAGAACTTCCTCGAGAAAGGGAAAGTCGTATTCTCAAAAACCGGCGATAATTTCGGTGAAATCGAAACCATCCTCCAAAACGGCCTTCCCCTTCGGAGCGCCTTTAAGGTAAAATCGGATTTCGACGAAAAGATCACACGCCAGGTCCAGGCGGTATGCGAATTCATGGCTTCCCAACCGGCTGGCGACGGCTTTTATGAGCGCACGTACGGTCCGTGGATCAAGAAAATGATGGATACGAACCAGTTCGAACCGATGAGCTACTATATGCTGCTGGTCCTGGAGGATGAATTGGGCAAAAAACTAAAATCCCAGGAAAAGAAAATCGTCAATTTCGCCAAAAAGAACCTGACGGATGACCTCGTCCCACTCATGACAACCGTCACTACCGATTTCTACGGCACAGGCCAGGCTATACGTTATGTTTATCAGGACGGACACCCTATTTTCGCGGGCCCCACCAAAGACGGAAAACTCGATGGAAAAGTGATGGCGTTCAATTCGTTTGGCGGTAAGTCGGGCGATTTGAATTTCAAGGGAGGAGACTTCGACGGACTCCAACGTTACTACGACTTAAAAGGACGTTTGACCGTAGAGAAAAACATGAAGGACGGTAAAGCCAACGGCAAGTGGACGAACTACTATGATAATGGGGAGATATCGTTGGCACAGGAGATGAAAGACGACAAGCGACATGGTGCGTTGACCAGCTTCCTACCCAACGGAGGCAAACAATGTGAGGGCAACTTCGTGGATGGTAACCGCGAAGGTGTCGTAACCTGTTACTACGCGGACGGAACGATCGAAAGCAAAGCGTCCTATAAGAAAGATATGCGCGACGGCCCCTTCACGTCTTATAACGAGGTGGGCGATATCAAGGTAACGACGTCTTTCATTGAGGATGAATACGACGGAAAATACGTATCCTACTACGATGGAAAAGCCATCGAAAGCGAAGCAGTGTACGCCAAAGGCAAAATACAGGGCGAACTGAAGTCGTATTACGAAAACGGCAAGGTAAAGGCCGTCACCACCTACGTCAACGGAAATCCTTCGAAATCGGAAAGTTACGACCCGAACGGCGTATTGTCGCAAACCACGGCCTTCAACGACAAAGGAGAGACACAGGTGGTCACCTACTACGACGACCACGGCGAGCGCTACTTCGACCATAATTTCAAGTCCGACGACCTGAAAGCCGGCGTCCAGTATACCCGCAACAACCCAAAACCGGTACCCGTCAGCCTTTCCAAAAAGCCCTTCATCATCAAAGACCTCGACGGACACGTGCTCACCAAGGGCGAATACGAAAAAGGGATGCGCACCAAAGTCTGGGAATACACCGATCGTTTCGGGAACCTGGTATCCAAGATTCCATATAAAAACGGCGACATCGACGGTGTACTCTATTTTTATAACGACGACGGCTCGCTGGCCTCTATTGAAGCGCGCGATAAAGACGAAGTAAGCGGTATTGACGAGGGCTACAATTATGGCGTCCTCTCCTCTGTCGAGCATTACGAAGCCGGAAAAACAAATGGGCCTGCGACCTTCTATAATCCCGACCGATCTATCCGCCGCGAGCGCTTTGACGAAGCAGGCGAAACCCTCCGTGATGTCGAATATTGGTCAACGGGAAAAATGCGTGAAAACGACTACCTGATTGAAGACGAAGTATACAAGCGGGATATCTTCAATCCGTCGGGCGAAAAGGTAACCACCGTCGACTTCCGGAAAATGAATGGTAAATTCTCCTACCGCTATACCCCGAAAAGTGAAGGCTACGACATAACACTGGTCAACGGAAGTTTCCACGGCCCGTTCAAAACCACTGAGCCGGACGGCAGCATAATCGTTGACGCCCAATTCCGGAATGGTCGCCTGAATGGCACTTACAAGCGAAACGGACCCGCGAACGTTCCCATGAATGAATACGCGTACTACAACGGTCTCCTACATGGTGAGGTCCGGATGTATGACCTGAACGGCAACCTCCGCACGATACACCATTATACCTACGGCAAAGCCTATGGAGCGGTGCAGCGTTTCTACCTTAATAAGAATAAGTTATTTGAATATACGGAATTCGACGGCAAGCAAACCGGCGAGATCACCTATTATAACCAAAAAGGCGAACCGATCCTGAAAGTATACGACACGAACGACCATCCGGAATACTACATCCGGTTCGGCAAATCCGGACAACTTGACGAAAAGGTTGAGATCAAAGACGGTACCGCCGATATTGTCTCTGTCTATCCAAACGGAAAAACAGCCGCCTCCTTCCGTTATATCAGGGGGATGATTGACGGAAAATATGCGATATACAATGCCGATGGCAAACCGGCCCTTGAAGCAGACTATAAAATGGGATTGTACGAAGGAAAACGCACTGAATACTACGCAAACGGAAAACCCGCCCGCATCGAGCGTTTCGTCAACGGCGACCTTGACGGACTATACGAAAGCTTTGGCGAGGACGGAAAACTGCGCCTTCAGGCAAATTACAAAAACGACAACCTGCAGGGCGATGTGCTGATTTACACAAACGGTGTCGTCACTAAAACAAAAAAATATGATTCGGGTTTCCTTGTGGAGGTCAAATAA
- a CDS encoding DUF3810 domain-containing protein gives MPHKKYWLSLFLVLQVVVVKTLSFFPEVVESFYSCGLYPYLSSFWRLLLGWVPFSVGDLLYGILIVTVVRWLWRIRKTWKTDGKAHVLRMVNIVSVAYCLFHIGWGLNYYRLRLHEKMGFATEYSEADLAAFTERLIERTNQAHLAVTGDKNIKVSVPYSQDTIFDRATTAYETLSVSHPYFSFENQSTKTSLISLPLTYMGFAGYLNPFTGEAQVNRLVPMYSFPMTTCHEMAHQIGYASESEANFIGFLANVSSSDPYFQYSGYAYALRYCLSALEKRKEGSSAPYLVKINAGIRANYKESRDFWDAHQTFLNDGFEAFYDTFLKANSQEDGMEGYSKFVDLLVNYYRTKPL, from the coding sequence ATGCCGCACAAAAAATATTGGTTGTCGTTATTCCTGGTGCTGCAGGTAGTGGTAGTCAAAACGCTTTCGTTTTTTCCGGAGGTGGTGGAGTCATTTTACAGCTGCGGACTCTACCCGTATCTCAGTTCGTTCTGGCGTTTGTTGTTAGGCTGGGTGCCCTTTTCGGTGGGGGACCTGCTTTATGGTATTTTGATCGTGACGGTCGTAAGGTGGCTGTGGCGCATCCGTAAAACCTGGAAAACGGATGGGAAAGCACACGTCCTTCGGATGGTGAATATCGTGTCGGTAGCATACTGCTTGTTTCATATCGGTTGGGGGCTCAACTACTACCGGTTGCGACTGCATGAGAAAATGGGGTTTGCGACCGAATATTCCGAGGCCGATTTGGCGGCGTTTACCGAACGGTTGATTGAGCGCACGAATCAGGCGCATCTTGCCGTCACGGGTGACAAAAACATAAAAGTATCGGTGCCTTATTCACAGGATACCATTTTTGACAGGGCGACGACGGCCTACGAAACACTCTCGGTCTCACATCCCTATTTTTCGTTTGAAAACCAAAGTACCAAGACATCGCTCATCAGCCTGCCCCTGACCTATATGGGATTTGCCGGTTATCTCAACCCGTTTACGGGCGAGGCACAGGTCAACCGCTTGGTGCCGATGTATAGCTTTCCGATGACGACCTGTCATGAAATGGCCCATCAGATCGGCTATGCGTCGGAAAGTGAAGCCAATTTCATCGGTTTTCTGGCGAATGTCTCGTCGTCTGATCCGTACTTTCAATACAGCGGCTATGCGTATGCCCTGCGGTATTGCCTTTCGGCGCTTGAAAAACGCAAGGAAGGCAGTTCAGCACCCTATCTGGTGAAAATCAACGCGGGCATCAGGGCGAACTATAAAGAGTCGCGCGACTTTTGGGACGCGCACCAAACCTTCCTCAACGACGGTTTTGAGGCCTTCTACGACACCTTTCTGAAAGCCAACAGCCAGGAAGACGGCATGGAAGGGTATAGTAAGTTTGTGGATTTGCTGGTGAATTATTATCGGACGAAGCCGCTGTAG
- a CDS encoding 1-acyl-sn-glycerol-3-phosphate acyltransferase — protein MALFRRNPFGHILFLKRILILVVGAVTHRRYRGFNELQIEGSEIIRDLPPTNVLFISNHQTYFADVVAMFHVFYASLNGREDSIRNIGYLWRPKLNVYYVAAKETMQSGLLPRILAYVGAITVERTWRAKGQDVKREVNPNDTENIREALDDGWVITFPQGTTKSFKPVRKGTAHIIKAHKPIVVPIVIDGFRRSFDKKGLRVKKKGILQSLVIKEPLQIDYENESIESIVEKIEFAIEQHPSFLKVIPPEEIETEKELDKLREWKVD, from the coding sequence ATGGCATTATTTAGGCGAAACCCCTTCGGCCACATTCTTTTCCTGAAGCGCATCCTGATTTTGGTGGTGGGCGCTGTCACGCATCGTCGTTATCGGGGATTCAACGAGTTACAGATTGAAGGTTCGGAGATTATCCGCGACCTTCCTCCGACAAATGTGCTGTTTATTTCGAATCACCAGACGTATTTCGCCGACGTGGTGGCCATGTTCCACGTGTTTTATGCGTCGCTTAACGGTCGCGAAGACAGCATCCGCAACATCGGTTACCTGTGGCGTCCGAAGTTGAATGTCTATTACGTGGCGGCCAAGGAAACGATGCAGTCGGGCTTGTTGCCACGCATTTTGGCCTATGTTGGTGCCATTACAGTTGAACGCACCTGGCGGGCGAAAGGGCAGGACGTCAAACGCGAGGTCAACCCGAACGATACCGAGAATATCCGTGAAGCGCTTGACGACGGTTGGGTCATCACGTTTCCGCAGGGCACGACGAAATCCTTCAAACCCGTGCGAAAAGGGACCGCGCATATCATCAAAGCACACAAACCCATTGTGGTGCCGATTGTAATCGATGGGTTTCGGCGGTCATTCGATAAAAAAGGACTTCGGGTCAAGAAGAAAGGCATCCTACAATCGCTGGTCATCAAGGAACCGCTGCAGATCGATTATGAGAATGAATCCATCGAATCGATCGTAGAAAAGATTGAGTTTGCGATTGAGCAGCATCCGTCGTTCCTGAAAGTGATTCCGCCGGAGGAGATCGAAACGGAGAAAGAGTTGGATAAGTTGCGGGAGTGGAAGGTGGATTAG
- a CDS encoding DUF4268 domain-containing protein, giving the protein MYSKEETQRLKREFWTAFAERYPRKWLLYDTKIKDVSLKFHVDNKKAMVLLDIESRDDEKRAAYFDKLQSLQSLLESDFGDDFVFEKDHYLENGKPISRISTTRNGLSLSRRDDWNAIFDFFADRMNALESFFLEYADYIRDI; this is encoded by the coding sequence ATGTACAGTAAAGAAGAAACGCAACGCCTGAAACGGGAATTCTGGACAGCCTTCGCCGAACGCTACCCGCGGAAGTGGTTGTTATACGACACGAAAATCAAGGATGTGTCGCTCAAGTTCCATGTCGACAACAAAAAAGCGATGGTGCTGCTCGACATCGAATCGCGGGACGACGAAAAACGCGCGGCCTACTTCGATAAGCTACAATCGCTGCAAAGCCTGTTGGAAAGTGACTTCGGCGACGATTTTGTATTTGAAAAGGACCATTACCTCGAAAATGGCAAACCGATAAGCCGTATTTCGACGACACGTAACGGACTCAGCCTCAGCCGTCGCGACGACTGGAATGCCATTTTTGACTTTTTTGCGGACCGGATGAACGCGCTCGAATCCTTTTTTCTCGAGTACGCAGATTACATTCGGGATATCTGA
- a CDS encoding CoA pyrophosphatase — MDFTSFLRLVPKIEKETLPGADAHERMAPLERARMMKAFDPATTQTRKAAVMMLVYPKEEVAHFVLIVRNTYPGVHSSQVAFPGGKREDSDADFEATALRETFEEVGVPSHAIRVVRKFSEIYIPPSNFLVHPFLGYCTDRPDFLADPAEVAEVLEVPLAVLLDPATMEVAQMDTSYSNAIPVPGFRISGRMVWGATAMMLAELREVLEVVRRDAGFS; from the coding sequence ATGGATTTTACGTCTTTTCTTCGGCTCGTTCCAAAGATAGAAAAAGAAACGCTGCCCGGGGCCGATGCCCATGAACGCATGGCACCATTAGAGCGGGCCCGGATGATGAAGGCGTTTGACCCTGCCACGACCCAAACCCGAAAGGCTGCGGTCATGATGCTGGTGTATCCGAAAGAAGAGGTGGCGCATTTCGTGTTGATCGTACGGAACACGTACCCTGGCGTTCATTCCTCACAGGTGGCGTTTCCGGGTGGAAAACGCGAAGACAGCGATGCCGACTTCGAGGCAACAGCATTGCGCGAGACATTTGAAGAAGTAGGAGTGCCTTCCCATGCGATTAGGGTGGTACGCAAGTTCTCTGAAATTTACATACCACCCAGTAATTTCCTCGTGCATCCGTTTTTGGGTTACTGCACCGATCGCCCTGATTTTCTGGCAGACCCGGCGGAGGTGGCGGAGGTGCTGGAAGTGCCGTTGGCCGTTCTGCTCGATCCCGCAACGATGGAGGTCGCGCAAATGGATACGTCCTACAGCAACGCGATTCCGGTGCCTGGCTTCCGGATCTCGGGTCGTATGGTGTGGGGTGCCACGGCCATGATGCTGGCGGAATTGCGGGAAGTATTGGAAGTTGTGAGACGCGACGCCGGATTTTCGTAA
- a CDS encoding TraB/GumN family protein gives MKQLLAFIALGSSLLASAQTLEKSLLWRISGNGIQTSYLYGTIHMTCDNTLDDATKKAIATTKQLYLELDMDDPGMMPGMMKGINMKDGVTMDRLASADDYKLVDAFFKKKMGVGIDAMKTMKPMMLSAMLLPAALGCTPKSIEEALMTEAKNYGEETFGLETVEEQLAVFDAIPYKIQMEELVKTARGDGQNDMDELAELVKLYGDKDLDALVAASEKSENRTTAEFGDVLLKDRNKNWIPRILRLIKEKPTFFGVGAAHLGGPDGVIRLLRKMGYTVEAVK, from the coding sequence ATGAAACAGTTACTGGCCTTTATTGCCCTGGGCAGCAGCCTTTTGGCCAGCGCGCAGACGTTGGAGAAATCGCTCTTATGGAGGATATCGGGGAATGGAATCCAAACGTCGTATCTGTATGGAACCATCCACATGACGTGCGACAATACGCTTGACGACGCTACTAAAAAAGCCATTGCCACTACCAAACAACTGTATCTGGAGTTGGATATGGACGACCCCGGTATGATGCCGGGTATGATGAAAGGCATCAACATGAAAGACGGCGTAACGATGGACCGACTGGCAAGTGCTGACGACTATAAGCTGGTGGACGCCTTCTTCAAGAAAAAGATGGGCGTTGGCATCGATGCCATGAAAACGATGAAGCCCATGATGCTAAGCGCCATGCTCCTGCCCGCCGCATTGGGATGTACGCCAAAATCAATCGAGGAGGCGCTGATGACCGAAGCGAAAAACTACGGAGAGGAGACGTTCGGACTCGAGACGGTGGAAGAACAACTGGCTGTATTTGATGCGATACCCTACAAAATCCAGATGGAAGAGTTGGTGAAAACCGCGCGCGGCGACGGCCAGAACGACATGGACGAGTTAGCGGAACTGGTGAAACTCTATGGCGATAAAGACCTCGACGCCCTGGTAGCAGCCAGCGAAAAATCAGAAAACCGTACCACAGCCGAGTTTGGCGACGTCTTACTCAAAGACCGAAACAAAAATTGGATTCCCCGCATCCTGCGCCTTATCAAAGAAAAGCCGACGTTCTTCGGAGTCGGCGCTGCCCACCTCGGCGGACCTGATGGCGTTATCCGGCTGTTGCGGAAAATGGGGTATACGGTGGAGGCTGTTAAGTAG
- a CDS encoding RNA polymerase sigma factor, producing the protein MSAELEKSFVQQLQANQNIIHKICRLYTNGEDAHKDLFQEITIQLWKAFPKFRGESKFSTWAYRVALNTAITLYRKSTRSVATTEYDGTRHFIRQEEYNYEEEEQLKLLYQAVQQLNDIEKALVFLYLEDKDYAEISETLGITEVNARVRMNRIRTKLKKLLNP; encoded by the coding sequence ATGTCAGCAGAACTGGAGAAATCGTTTGTGCAGCAATTGCAGGCCAACCAGAACATTATCCACAAGATATGCCGGTTGTATACGAATGGAGAGGACGCCCACAAGGACCTCTTCCAGGAAATCACCATTCAGTTGTGGAAGGCCTTCCCGAAGTTCAGGGGCGAAAGTAAGTTTTCGACCTGGGCCTACCGTGTGGCGCTGAATACGGCGATTACGCTCTACCGCAAGAGTACCCGCAGCGTCGCTACGACGGAATACGACGGTACGCGGCATTTCATCCGACAGGAGGAATACAATTACGAGGAAGAGGAACAACTCAAGTTGTTGTATCAGGCGGTGCAGCAATTGAACGACATCGAGAAAGCACTCGTGTTCTTGTATCTCGAAGACAAAGACTACGCGGAAATTTCGGAAACATTGGGTATCACGGAGGTCAACGCCCGGGTGAGGATGAACCGTATACGTACCAAATTAAAAAAATTACTCAACCCCTGA